The Aureimonas mangrovi genome contains the following window.
CAGCGCGACCAGATCGCCATCGTCGTCGGCGATCCGGATCCCTCGAGGCCGGTTCCCGTGCGCGTGCATTCCTCCTGCCTGACGGGCGATCTCTTCGGCTCTCTGAAATGCGACTGCGGCGACCAGTTGCGCGGTGGCCTCGCTAAACTGCAGGAGCGCGGCGGCGGTGTCCTCGTTTATCTCGATCAGGAAGGGCGCGGGACCGGGATCGGCTCGAAGATGCGCGCCTACGGCCTTCAGTGCGAGGGGCTCGACACGGTGGATGCGGACGCCGTGCTCGGCTTCGGAACCGACGAGCGGCGCTACGAGGCGGCCGTCGCGATCCTGCTGGCGCTCGGCTATACACGCGTCGATCTTTTAACCAACAACCCTGCCAAGATCGCGCATCTGCGGGCCGGGGGTATCGAGGTGGTGGGACGCACGCCTTCGGTCGGCGAGGTCACGGACCAGAACCGCGACTATCTACGCACCAAGGCGCGACGTGCGGGCCACATGATCGATGTCGACGGGCCCGACTGGGCCCGCTGAACCCGCCATGCTGGACACTGCCGCTCCCAAGGTCCTTCCGTCCACGGCCCTCGTCGCACCCGGCCCGGCATTACCCCTCGGCGCGCAGGCGTTTTCGTGGGTCGTGCTGGGCGGCGGTGTTCTGGCGGTCGCGCAATGGTGGCTCGGCAGTCGTCTCGAGCTCGATTTCTGGTTCTTCACCGGAGCGACGCTGATCTACGGCGCCATCTCCTGCATCGTGCTGCTCGGCCTGCGCCACCACGAGCACGCCCGTTTCGGGATGGCGAACGGCATCACTGTCGTGCGGGCTGCGATCACCTCTATCATTGGTGGTCTGATGGCCGAGTTCATCGTCCTCGGCGTGCCGGCCGCGCCGGGGTGGCCGTGGTGGTTCGGGGGCCTTGCCTTCGTTGCCGTCACGCTGGATGGCGTGGACGGTCGTATCGCGCGTCGACAGGGGCTCTCCTCGCCCTTCGGAGCGCGCTTCGACATGGAGGTGGACGCACTCCTCATTCTCTTTCTGTCGGCGCTCGCCTTCCTCGCAGACAAGGCCGGGCCGCTGATCCTCGCTGCCGGGCTGATGCGCTATGGTTTCCTTGCCGCAGCGTGGTGCGCGCCGTTCCTGAACCGGGAACTGCCCGAATCCTTCCGTCGGAAAGCCGTCTGCGTGGTGCAGGGTGTCGTTCTCGGCCTCATGCTCCTGCCCTTTGTGCAGCCGCCCCTGTCCGAGACGCTCGCCGCCTTTGCCTTCGCCACGTTGGCAGGCTCCTTCCTCGTGGATGTCGTCTGGCTCTGCCGGCATCGGCACGCGGCGCGGTGACCGCGCTTTCCGCCCGCCTCGGGCTCCTTCGGTCCATCGCGATGTATCATGGCCAGCCCTGGCGAAAGCGTGGGCTGAAAAAGCTCTACGCCTCGTTCCTGTGCCCCGGCGACCTCATCTTCGACGTAGGCGCGCATGTCGGCAACCGCGCGCGCATCGCACAGAAGCTCGGCGCGCGCGTCGTGGCGCTGGAGCCGCAGCCCCTCTTTGCCGCTTTCCTGCGTCGGGGGGCGCGGAACGGATTGGAGGTCGTCGAGAAGGCTGTCGGCGCGGCTGCGGGCCATGCAACCTTGCGGATTTCACGGCTGCATCCGACGGTCTCGACGCTTTCGGCGGGATGGATCGGGACGGTCGGGGGAACGAAAGGCTTCTCGGCCGTAATCTGGGACGCCGAAGCCGAGGTCGAGGTGACCACGCTCGACGCGCTGATCGTCGAATATGGCATGCCGGCCTTCTGCAAGATCGACGTGGAGGGCCTGGAGGCCGAGATTCTCGATGGGCTCTCGCAGCCTGTCGAATTGGTCGCCTTCGAGTATCTGCCGGCCGCGCTCGATGTGGCGCAAGCGTGCCTCGATCGCCTGGCCGCGCTCGGCGACTACGAGTTCAACCGCGTGGAAGGCGAGGGCTGGCGGTTCCGGTCCGAGGAATGGCTCTCCCGCGAAGCGATGGCCCTCGAACTTTCCCTGCTGGACGAAACCGATCGCTCCGGCGACATCTACGCCCGCTTACGGCGCAGCGCCAGAAGACCAGGCAGCGCGCCGGCGAGGCTGATCAGTCCGTAGAGAACGGCCGAGGCGACGCCGGCAGAGGACGGAAGAAGGATAAGCGGCCAGAGCGCGGCGGCAACCGCCTCGCGCAGGCCCCAGCCCGAGATCGAGACCGGCACGAGCATCGTCAGGAGGGCGAGCGGGATGACGGTGATCCATGCAACGGCTGGCACGGGCCGCCCGATGGCGAGCGCGGCCAGCGCGAAGATCCCGACATAGGTGAAGACGAGCGCGACGCTGAGCAGGCCCTGGATCAGCCATGCTCCGTCCTGCCAGTAGGCGCGTTTCAGGTCTGGGCCGAAGCTCTTGATGAAGGCGCGCACGCGGCCCGGCCCGAAGAACGCGGCGAGCGCGGCGCTCAGCGCGAGGACGCCCACGAGGACGAGGCCGGATATCAGCACCTGCGTCGATTCGTCCGGTGCCCGGCGACCCACCACGAAGGGCCACGCGATGAGGCCTACCGCCGTGACGGCGAAGAATGCGATCTGGCCGGCGGCGCGCTCGAGTACGATCGCGCGAACCGTCAGTCCCCAGCGCGCCTTGCCCTTCTCGTCCCGCGTACGGTTGCGCGCGGCCCGCAGCGCATCGCCTCCCATGCCGCCAGGCACCACCTGGTTGACCAGCGTCGTCAGGTAGTATTCCCGATAGGCGATCTTGCGCGGAATGCGCTGGCCGAGCCGTGCTGCGGTGAAGCGCCAACGCTCAGCCGAGAGGAGGATCTGCACTTGCATCACCAGCAATCCGCCGAGCACCGGCAGGATGTCGGCGCGCCGCAGAGCGGAAAGGGCGGCGTCGGCGTCGATCGCGATGAAGGTCAGCGACAGGATCAGGATCGGCGCGACGATCCGCAGCACCGGCAGCCACGCGCGTGGACTGCGCGCGGCGCGCAGCAGCGAGCGCTTTCGGCGCGGCGCCGTCACGGTCGTCGTTTCCAGGGCGCGATCACTCATGCGGCGGGGCGTCCTTGAACGTTGAGGCGGCGCGGAGCGGTCGTGTCGCGCCGATCGCGATGGGGGTGCGGATCGCCATCGGCATCCTCGTCCTCTTCTCCATCCTCGCCATGCCTGTGGATCTCGCGTCGATCCGGCAGCTGCCTTTCGCTCTGACGCCGGCCGAAGCCTTCTGCATCGTCGCGTTCATTGCCATACTTCCACGATCTGCCGGTCGGTGGATGCTGCGCGTCGTCATGCTCCTCGCTGGCCTGATGCTTTTCGTCAAGCTTGCCGACCTCGGAACGCGCGCGGCCTTTGCGCGCGACTTCAACCCCGTGCTCGACCTCCATCTCCTCCGCTCCGGTTGGCATCTCCTCTCGGGGTCGGTCGGCCGGGTCGGCGCCATCGGTGCGATCGCCATCACGTCTGCCGCCTTCGCCGGCGTGCTCTGCCTGCTTGGCTGGGGGCTTGGCGGTATCGTGCATCTGCGGCGGAATGGGCGGATCGCGCTCGGGGCTCCAGCGCTCGCCGCCGCCATCCTGGTCGCGGTTTTCGCGGCCGATCCCGCGCCCGCCGCACGGCTCGTCGCCGAGCGAACGCAGTCAACCGCGCAGTCGCTGCGCGAGTTCGCCGCGTTCGACGCGCTGATCGGAGAGGATCCTCTGCGTAACATTGAGGCGGGTTCGCTCCTGTCCGGGCTGGCTGGCCGGGACGTCGTCCTCGCCTTCGTGGAATCCTACGGGCGAAGTGCCGTCGAGGATGCACCCTATGCGGAGGAAGTGCGCGCAAGGCTCGCCGCCGTCGAGGATGGTATCGGGCGAGCGGGCTTTTCGGCGCGCAGCGGCTGGCTTACCGCGCCCACCGTCGGCGGGCAGAGCTGGCTTTCGCACGCGACGCTGCTTTCCGGACTCTGGGTGGATGGCCAGCGGCGCTATGAGCGTCTTGTCGCAAGCCGGCGCGCCAGCCTCAACGCGCTGTTTCGGCAGGCTGGCTGGCGAAGTGCCGCGCTGATGCCGGCGATCACAATGGCGTGGCCTGAGGGCGACTGGTACGGCTACGACGCGATCCACGCGCGCGACGATCTCGGCTATCGCGGCGAGCCCTTCAACTGGGTGACGATGCCCGACCAGTACACGCTGGCCGCGCTGCAACGGCTCGAACTCGGCACTGTCCGATCCCGCCCCTTGATGGCCGAACTGGCGCTGATTTCCAGCCACGCGCCCTGGACGCCGATCCCGCCACTCCTGCCGTGGGGCGACGTCGGAAACGGAACGATTTTCACGCCCTATGCCTCGGCCGGCGACCCCCCGGAAGTCGTCTGGCGCGACCCCGAGCGGGTGCGCCAGCAATACGCGTTGTCGATCGATTACGCCTTGGAGACGCTCGGCTCCTTCGTCGAGACCTATGGCGGCGATGATCAACTGTTCATCATTCTCGGGGATCATCAGCCCGCCCCGATCATCACGGGCGAGAGCGCGAGCCGCGACGTGCCGATCCACATACTTTCGCGCGACCGGGAACTGCTGGAGCGGCTGGACGAATGGGGCTGGACGCGCGGAATGGTGCCGTCCCGTGGCGCGCCGGTCTGGAGGATGGACGCGTTCCGCGAACGCTTCGTGCGCGCTTTCAGCGACGGAGCAGGGTCGTGAGCGCCCGCAAGGCTCGCGACGGGCGAGGGGGATAGAGGCAAGACATGACGATCCAGCGCCTTTCTTCCGCCCGCTCGCGCTCCACGGTCCTGCTCGCGCTCGCCGCTACCTTGCTTCTGGCCGCCTGCCGCACCAGTGACGTCTATGCGCCCCCGGGCGGGGTGTCGGCCGCGATGCCGACGATGGCCTCCGTTTCGCCCATCGTCGGTGAGGCGGAATTCCGCGCGCCCGCCACCTACGTCGTCGATGCCACCAACGGCCACGTTCTTTATCAGGAGAACCCGGACGCGCTGCGCTTCCCGGCTTCGCTGACGAAGCTGATGACGCTCTATCTCGTATTCGAGGCCATCGACACCGGGCGGCTCTCGATCAGCGGCAGCTTCGCCGTTTCAGCCGAGGCCGCCTCGCGCCCGCCGGCCAAGATCGGCCTCGAGGCGGGCTCCACCA
Protein-coding sequences here:
- a CDS encoding CDP-alcohol phosphatidyltransferase family protein gives rise to the protein MLDTAAPKVLPSTALVAPGPALPLGAQAFSWVVLGGGVLAVAQWWLGSRLELDFWFFTGATLIYGAISCIVLLGLRHHEHARFGMANGITVVRAAITSIIGGLMAEFIVLGVPAAPGWPWWFGGLAFVAVTLDGVDGRIARRQGLSSPFGARFDMEVDALLILFLSALAFLADKAGPLILAAGLMRYGFLAAAWCAPFLNRELPESFRRKAVCVVQGVVLGLMLLPFVQPPLSETLAAFAFATLAGSFLVDVVWLCRHRHAAR
- a CDS encoding FkbM family methyltransferase, whose product is MTALSARLGLLRSIAMYHGQPWRKRGLKKLYASFLCPGDLIFDVGAHVGNRARIAQKLGARVVALEPQPLFAAFLRRGARNGLEVVEKAVGAAAGHATLRISRLHPTVSTLSAGWIGTVGGTKGFSAVIWDAEAEVEVTTLDALIVEYGMPAFCKIDVEGLEAEILDGLSQPVELVAFEYLPAALDVAQACLDRLAALGDYEFNRVEGEGWRFRSEEWLSREAMALELSLLDETDRSGDIYARLRRSARRPGSAPARLISP
- a CDS encoding lysylphosphatidylglycerol synthase transmembrane domain-containing protein; this encodes MSDRALETTTVTAPRRKRSLLRAARSPRAWLPVLRIVAPILILSLTFIAIDADAALSALRRADILPVLGGLLVMQVQILLSAERWRFTAARLGQRIPRKIAYREYYLTTLVNQVVPGGMGGDALRAARNRTRDEKGKARWGLTVRAIVLERAAGQIAFFAVTAVGLIAWPFVVGRRAPDESTQVLISGLVLVGVLALSAALAAFFGPGRVRAFIKSFGPDLKRAYWQDGAWLIQGLLSVALVFTYVGIFALAALAIGRPVPAVAWITVIPLALLTMLVPVSISGWGLREAVAAALWPLILLPSSAGVASAVLYGLISLAGALPGLLALRRKRA
- a CDS encoding sulfatase; protein product: MNVEAARSGRVAPIAMGVRIAIGILVLFSILAMPVDLASIRQLPFALTPAEAFCIVAFIAILPRSAGRWMLRVVMLLAGLMLFVKLADLGTRAAFARDFNPVLDLHLLRSGWHLLSGSVGRVGAIGAIAITSAAFAGVLCLLGWGLGGIVHLRRNGRIALGAPALAAAILVAVFAADPAPAARLVAERTQSTAQSLREFAAFDALIGEDPLRNIEAGSLLSGLAGRDVVLAFVESYGRSAVEDAPYAEEVRARLAAVEDGIGRAGFSARSGWLTAPTVGGQSWLSHATLLSGLWVDGQRRYERLVASRRASLNALFRQAGWRSAALMPAITMAWPEGDWYGYDAIHARDDLGYRGEPFNWVTMPDQYTLAALQRLELGTVRSRPLMAELALISSHAPWTPIPPLLPWGDVGNGTIFTPYASAGDPPEVVWRDPERVRQQYALSIDYALETLGSFVETYGGDDQLFIILGDHQPAPIITGESASRDVPIHILSRDRELLERLDEWGWTRGMVPSRGAPVWRMDAFRERFVRAFSDGAGS